A single genomic interval of Ruminococcus sp. NK3A76 harbors:
- a CDS encoding serine hydrolase domain-containing protein, which produces MELDMIKNIMDAAIESHSENGAAAVITKDGKEVYSCAAGYADVEGGVPFSEDTICRAFSCSKVITATAAMQLLERGKLDTSWELGWFIPEFSEAYYIRDGKKLESPKIRIRDLLNMTSGIPYPGDSHEGIEGMNDLWGELDKSINDGKSLTTAEFAAKAGKTALMFPAGAEWMYGSSADIMGAVIEKLTGMRYGDYLRENIFAPLGMEDTAFYVPADKRDRLAVLYENAAQPPKKPDWVNLCIYDYDKPPAFESGGAGIFTTARDLSRLGAELSCGGKGVISRSAVRFMQQNGLTPEQKRTFDWDSCKGFGYANFVRTLEDPNAAGLFATKGSFGWDGWTGTFLLNDPTEKISVTLFVQRTGAGTTPLARGIVNAAYAALGQ; this is translated from the coding sequence ATGGAGCTTGATATGATAAAGAATATAATGGACGCAGCGATAGAGAGCCATTCTGAGAACGGCGCTGCTGCTGTAATAACAAAGGACGGCAAGGAAGTTTATTCCTGCGCTGCCGGATATGCTGACGTAGAGGGCGGCGTGCCGTTTTCTGAGGATACGATATGCAGGGCATTCTCCTGCTCGAAGGTGATAACCGCCACGGCTGCAATGCAGCTTCTCGAGCGTGGAAAGCTCGACACAAGCTGGGAGCTCGGCTGGTTCATACCCGAGTTCTCGGAAGCCTATTATATAAGAGACGGCAAGAAGCTCGAAAGCCCGAAGATAAGGATAAGAGATCTTTTAAACATGACATCCGGCATACCCTACCCCGGCGACAGTCACGAGGGCATAGAGGGCATGAACGACCTCTGGGGCGAGCTTGACAAGAGCATAAACGACGGCAAGAGCCTTACAACGGCTGAGTTTGCTGCAAAGGCTGGCAAGACGGCGCTTATGTTCCCGGCAGGCGCTGAGTGGATGTACGGCTCGTCGGCTGACATAATGGGCGCAGTTATCGAGAAGCTGACAGGTATGCGCTACGGCGATTACTTAAGAGAGAACATCTTCGCTCCCTTAGGCATGGAGGACACGGCGTTCTATGTGCCGGCGGACAAGCGTGACAGGCTGGCTGTTCTTTACGAGAACGCCGCACAGCCCCCCAAAAAGCCCGACTGGGTAAACCTTTGCATATACGACTACGACAAGCCCCCTGCCTTTGAATCGGGCGGCGCAGGAATTTTCACTACGGCAAGAGACTTATCACGCTTGGGTGCTGAGCTCTCCTGCGGCGGCAAGGGCGTTATAAGCCGCAGCGCTGTGAGGTTTATGCAGCAAAACGGCCTTACCCCTGAGCAGAAGCGCACCTTTGACTGGGATTCCTGCAAGGGCTTTGGCTATGCAAATTTTGTAAGAACACTTGAAGACCCGAACGCAGCAGGGCTGTTTGCTACAAAGGGGTCATTTGGCTGGGACGGCTGGACGGGGACATTCCTGCTCAATGACCCGACCGAGAAAATATCGGTAACACTGTTCGTTCAGCGTACTGGCGCAGGCACTACACCTCTTGCAAGGGGCATAGTCAATGCGGCATACGCAGCACTCGGGCAATAA
- a CDS encoding HD domain-containing protein — MPLGDFKTLAQAKVDEEFERPVFIKAIEETKKEGGNTHLRFTLLDGEGEYSAMLFSTTAAQAADKGLYAGSVANAAIKVARFNGRSYNITAMTPYTGTEYTISDFIVTPPIDVKVMYDEMIAGLNNAADDRGGKAKPLADLAVMILDKYKAEYIHSSAAVSMHHNFKGGLIYHSYRIFKSAEQICGVYPELDRELLLSAAAIHDIGKIWEYSTDVIGSSEVTGSGVLFGHIYMGAKLVSNFVDRYYAENKDSPRFVDEKVRLLTHMILSHHGSREWGAAAPPAIPEAFALHYLDNLDAKINSCEREYAKVQPGDITKKTPFGFEGKLYRPAYSSKE; from the coding sequence ATGCCCCTTGGCGATTTCAAAACACTTGCACAGGCAAAGGTCGATGAGGAATTCGAGAGGCCTGTGTTCATAAAGGCGATAGAGGAAACAAAGAAGGAGGGCGGCAACACCCACCTGCGCTTTACCCTGCTCGACGGCGAGGGGGAATACAGCGCCATGTTGTTTTCGACTACTGCGGCACAGGCGGCTGACAAGGGCCTTTACGCAGGCTCGGTCGCAAATGCTGCGATAAAGGTCGCACGGTTCAACGGGCGCAGCTACAACATAACCGCCATGACCCCCTACACCGGCACAGAGTACACGATAAGCGATTTTATCGTGACACCGCCTATTGATGTAAAGGTCATGTATGACGAGATGATAGCAGGCCTTAACAATGCCGCCGATGACAGGGGCGGAAAGGCAAAGCCGCTTGCTGACCTTGCGGTGATGATACTTGATAAATACAAGGCAGAGTATATCCACTCATCTGCAGCAGTGTCTATGCACCACAATTTCAAGGGCGGGCTGATATATCATTCCTACAGGATATTCAAGTCTGCCGAGCAGATATGCGGCGTTTACCCGGAGCTTGACCGTGAGCTTCTGCTCAGTGCTGCGGCGATACACGACATAGGCAAGATATGGGAATACAGCACCGATGTTATCGGCAGCAGCGAGGTGACAGGCTCGGGCGTGCTTTTTGGCCACATATACATGGGGGCAAAGCTCGTGAGCAACTTTGTTGACAGATACTATGCCGAGAACAAGGATTCACCACGCTTTGTGGACGAGAAGGTGAGGCTGCTGACACACATGATACTTTCTCACCACGGCAGCCGTGAGTGGGGCGCTGCGGCACCGCCTGCCATACCCGAGGCATTTGCGCTGCATTATCTTGACAACCTCGATGCCAAGATAAACTCCTGCGAAAGGGAGTATGCAAAGGTGCAGCCGGGCGACATAACGAAGAAAACGCCCTTCGGCTTTGAAGGCAAGCTCTACAGGCCGGCATACAGCAGCAAAGAATAG
- a CDS encoding DUF3737 family protein gives MKEKKDAVFSGERAEFAAKDTKYISCTFEDGESPLKHSEGIVTESCDFKWKYPFWYSRDISAKDCTFHEMARAGVWYSRGIRFEKVKYIAPKGFRRCEGLSLDDVCFPFAEETLWQCRDVTLSNIRAAGDYFGMNCENVQAESLELDGNYGFDGAKNLTIKNSRLISKDIFWNSENVTCENCVISGEYLGWNSKNLRLVNCGIESVQGLCFVDGLYMRGCTLDGLTLGFEYCSAVDVVTQGHIGSVKNPISGMIKAGSIGDIILEPMRVNVCRTNIIVDKK, from the coding sequence ATGAAAGAGAAAAAAGACGCCGTTTTCTCAGGCGAGAGGGCGGAATTTGCAGCAAAGGACACAAAATATATCTCCTGCACATTTGAGGACGGCGAGAGTCCCTTAAAGCACAGCGAGGGGATAGTCACCGAGAGCTGTGACTTTAAGTGGAAATATCCCTTCTGGTACAGCCGGGATATCAGCGCAAAGGACTGCACCTTCCACGAAATGGCCAGGGCAGGGGTCTGGTATTCGAGGGGGATACGCTTTGAGAAGGTGAAATACATAGCGCCCAAGGGTTTTCGCAGATGCGAGGGGCTGAGCCTTGACGATGTGTGCTTCCCCTTTGCAGAGGAAACGCTCTGGCAGTGCAGAGATGTCACATTGAGCAATATCAGGGCGGCCGGGGATTATTTCGGCATGAACTGCGAAAACGTACAGGCCGAAAGCCTTGAACTCGACGGCAACTACGGCTTTGACGGCGCAAAGAACTTGACAATAAAAAACAGCAGGCTGATAAGCAAGGATATATTCTGGAACAGCGAGAACGTCACCTGCGAAAACTGCGTGATATCGGGCGAATACTTAGGCTGGAACTCAAAGAACCTGCGGCTTGTAAACTGCGGGATAGAGAGCGTGCAGGGGCTTTGCTTTGTGGACGGGCTCTATATGCGTGGCTGCACGCTTGACGGGCTGACGCTCGGCTTTGAATACTGCTCGGCGGTCGATGTGGTGACGCAGGGGCATATAGGCAGCGTCAAGAACCCTATATCCGGCATGATAAAGGCAGGCAGCATCGGAGATATCATACTCGAGCCCATGAGGGTCAATGTATGCCGCACAAACATAATAGTCGATAAAAAATAG
- a CDS encoding leucine-rich repeat domain-containing protein, with amino-acid sequence MFRKKLVSLLTAALMIAGTSGTLWEELYVPASAQAVTEIQEQDDHRELIELCRSYYGYNDLGKRTNGAALQSFYDALYEAFSGVWTGETDYEVYPNDSDYYVVARINYREYGITDEEAKACYYALRHDNPVMYYLANQWATGGQFYYALMNKEYIDAEYRAKLGQDIYDYILDMTSATEGIGNTRRFQKALILHDKLLPKMTYNTQDMAAIYSHNIIGAVEKGTGVCECYAKTYQMLLNYVGVDNVYVVGYGNGESHGWNAVKMDDGRYYFVDVTWDDKRDTHKYFAKGYATFGADHKVKDAVEEGAEYFYELPAEIAEGNYNCQANDPTLHNIMEQYIFVVNGDNTVTITSYKQDAAKVVIPSEILGMPVTQIGSDAFFNKTKLLEVVIPDSVTTLGFGAFFNALTNSEARKITIPASVTDIGDKAVGYKVTVGGSGYGYDGDYSLFSPALIKNFTIYCTTDSQAHKYAVDNGISYVLTDHTHTYTSKVTKQATCTQTGTRTFTCQCGDSYTEDIPKAAHTYKTKTVAATYTSEGYTLHTCSVCGSSYKDSIKPKLTPRSIAKAAVSGVKNKYYTGKALKQSLTVKLGSKTLKAGTDYTLSYKNNKAVGKATVIITGKGAYTGSVSKTFKILPKKTAIKNLSSPKSKQLKATYGKAAGVTGYQISYSTSSGFKKATTKTASSAKTAKTVTVSKKGIYYVRVRTYKTVSGVKYYSGWSDVKKVRVK; translated from the coding sequence ATGTTTAGGAAGAAGCTCGTCTCGCTGCTGACTGCTGCGTTGATGATAGCAGGCACTTCGGGCACGTTATGGGAGGAGCTTTATGTGCCGGCATCGGCTCAGGCTGTCACGGAGATACAGGAGCAGGATGACCACAGAGAGCTTATAGAGCTTTGCAGGAGCTATTACGGCTATAACGACCTTGGAAAGCGCACGAACGGTGCAGCGCTCCAGAGCTTCTATGATGCACTGTATGAGGCATTTTCCGGTGTCTGGACAGGCGAAACGGATTATGAAGTATACCCTAACGACAGCGACTACTACGTTGTGGCAAGGATAAACTACAGAGAATATGGCATAACGGACGAGGAGGCAAAGGCCTGCTACTACGCGCTCAGGCACGACAACCCTGTCATGTATTACCTTGCCAACCAGTGGGCAACAGGCGGCCAGTTCTACTATGCGCTGATGAACAAGGAATACATTGATGCCGAGTACAGAGCAAAGCTCGGGCAGGATATATATGACTACATACTGGATATGACCTCTGCGACAGAGGGCATCGGCAATACAAGGCGCTTTCAAAAGGCGCTGATACTCCATGACAAGCTGCTGCCCAAGATGACATACAACACCCAGGACATGGCAGCGATCTATTCGCACAATATAATAGGTGCAGTCGAGAAAGGCACAGGTGTGTGCGAGTGCTATGCAAAGACATATCAGATGCTTTTAAACTACGTCGGCGTTGACAATGTATATGTAGTCGGCTACGGCAACGGTGAGTCTCACGGCTGGAACGCTGTCAAGATGGACGACGGCAGATACTACTTCGTTGATGTCACATGGGACGACAAACGTGACACACACAAGTATTTCGCAAAGGGCTATGCCACCTTCGGCGCAGACCATAAGGTGAAGGACGCAGTGGAGGAGGGCGCAGAGTATTTCTACGAGCTTCCGGCAGAGATTGCGGAAGGAAACTACAACTGTCAGGCCAACGACCCCACACTTCACAATATAATGGAACAGTATATCTTCGTGGTAAACGGGGACAATACCGTGACTATAACATCTTATAAGCAGGACGCTGCAAAGGTCGTGATCCCCTCTGAGATACTCGGTATGCCGGTGACTCAGATAGGCAGCGATGCTTTCTTCAACAAGACGAAGCTCCTTGAAGTGGTGATACCCGACAGTGTGACGACGCTCGGCTTCGGCGCATTCTTCAATGCCCTGACAAACTCAGAGGCAAGAAAGATAACCATTCCTGCGAGCGTGACAGATATAGGCGACAAGGCTGTCGGCTACAAGGTGACAGTCGGCGGCTCGGGCTACGGCTATGACGGCGACTATTCGCTCTTCTCGCCGGCGCTTATCAAGAACTTCACTATCTACTGCACAACCGACTCGCAGGCGCACAAATATGCTGTGGATAACGGTATTAGCTATGTGCTCACAGACCACACCCACACCTACACATCAAAGGTGACAAAGCAAGCCACCTGCACGCAGACAGGCACAAGGACATTCACCTGCCAGTGCGGCGACAGCTATACAGAGGATATACCCAAGGCAGCGCACACATACAAGACAAAGACTGTGGCGGCAACATACACTTCCGAGGGCTACACACTGCACACCTGCTCGGTATGCGGCAGCAGCTACAAGGACAGCATAAAGCCCAAGCTCACGCCAAGGAGCATAGCAAAGGCAGCAGTCTCGGGCGTAAAGAACAAATACTATACCGGCAAGGCGCTCAAACAGTCGCTTACCGTAAAGCTCGGCAGCAAGACCTTGAAGGCAGGCACTGACTACACGCTTTCCTACAAGAACAACAAGGCTGTCGGCAAGGCAACTGTTATCATCACAGGCAAGGGCGCATACACCGGAAGTGTAAGCAAGACCTTTAAGATACTGCCAAAGAAGACGGCTATAAAGAACCTTTCAAGCCCTAAGAGCAAGCAGCTGAAGGCAACATACGGCAAGGCAGCAGGCGTTACCGGCTATCAGATATCCTACTCGACAAGCAGCGGCTTTAAAAAGGCAACGACCAAGACTGCAAGCTCTGCGAAGACCGCCAAGACGGTGACAGTAAGCAAAAAGGGCATATACTACGTCAGGGTGCGCACCTACAAGACGGTCAGCGGCGTTAAGTACTACAGCGGCTGGTCGGACGTCAAGAAGGTCAGGGTCAAGTAA
- a CDS encoding MATE family efflux transporter, whose product MRLKTKQINMTEGSIGGKTLRFALPLAATGILQQLFNAADIAVVGRFVGKNAMAAVGSNAPLVNLILSLFIGISIGANVVIASYTGQKNDKAVGRAVHTALTVAFISGVLLALICEALALPILRLMKIPDNVFDMSVLYFRVYLTGMPVILLYDFASAIFRSRGDTATPLICLTVSGAINVGLNLFFVLVVGMTVDGVALATVISNLISSALLIFFLAREQGAVHFTFKKLGVDKRIFIQMISIGIPAGIQGMVFSLSNLILQSAVNSLGENVMAGSSAAFNIEIFCYYVINAFGQACTTFIGQNYGARKPDRCRRVLKITLLQDLVFTVAIAVVILLSGKYLLHIFNSDPDVIAVGRVRLKYILTAEFINVIIEILSGYMRGFGFSFVPAVVCMAGICGVRLTWLYAVFMQHKSFGTLMMAYPVSWTVTALALCFAAVYVDRKKLRSFYNKEKS is encoded by the coding sequence ATGAGACTAAAGACCAAGCAGATAAATATGACAGAGGGCTCTATCGGCGGCAAGACGCTAAGGTTTGCTTTGCCGCTTGCGGCTACAGGCATATTGCAGCAGCTTTTCAATGCGGCGGATATAGCCGTGGTCGGGCGGTTCGTCGGCAAGAACGCTATGGCGGCGGTCGGTTCTAACGCACCGCTCGTAAATCTGATACTGAGCCTTTTTATAGGCATCTCAATAGGCGCAAATGTCGTCATCGCAAGCTACACCGGCCAGAAAAACGACAAGGCTGTCGGGCGTGCCGTCCACACGGCGCTGACGGTGGCTTTCATAAGCGGCGTGCTGCTCGCACTGATATGTGAAGCGCTCGCTCTGCCGATACTCAGGCTTATGAAGATACCCGACAATGTATTTGATATGTCGGTGCTGTATTTTCGGGTTTATCTGACGGGTATGCCGGTGATACTGCTTTATGACTTTGCATCGGCGATATTCCGCAGCCGTGGCGACACGGCGACACCGCTTATCTGCCTTACGGTGTCGGGTGCTATAAATGTAGGGCTCAACCTTTTCTTCGTGCTCGTGGTCGGTATGACGGTCGATGGCGTGGCACTTGCTACCGTGATATCGAACCTGATAAGCTCGGCACTTCTGATATTCTTCCTTGCAAGAGAGCAGGGGGCGGTGCATTTTACCTTTAAAAAGCTCGGGGTCGATAAGCGCATATTCATACAGATGATAAGCATAGGCATACCGGCAGGCATACAGGGCATGGTGTTCTCGCTCTCAAACCTTATCCTCCAGTCGGCAGTCAACAGCCTGGGCGAGAATGTCATGGCAGGCTCGTCGGCGGCATTCAATATCGAGATATTCTGCTATTACGTCATAAATGCCTTCGGGCAGGCGTGTACAACCTTCATCGGCCAGAACTACGGCGCACGCAAGCCCGACAGATGCAGGCGTGTGCTTAAGATAACGCTTTTGCAGGACTTGGTGTTCACCGTGGCTATAGCCGTGGTGATACTGCTTAGCGGAAAATACCTCCTGCACATATTCAACAGCGACCCGGACGTGATAGCGGTAGGCAGGGTAAGGCTAAAATACATACTCACTGCTGAATTCATAAACGTTATAATAGAGATACTTTCGGGATACATGAGGGGCTTTGGCTTCTCGTTCGTGCCGGCGGTGGTGTGCATGGCGGGCATATGCGGTGTCAGGCTGACCTGGCTTTACGCCGTATTCATGCAGCACAAGAGCTTTGGCACGCTGATGATGGCTTATCCTGTGAGCTGGACGGTCACGGCGCTCGCACTATGCTTTGCGGCCGTGTATGTTGACCGGAAAAAGCTCAGGAGCTTCTACAATAAGGAGAAAAGCTGA